GCGGTGGCCGGGGTGGTGGCGGTGATCGGTGCTCTGACGTACGCGTTCGTGGTCGGGAAGGCCGAACCGCTACCGGTCCGCGACAGCTAGGGTTTGCCAATCCGGCAAGAATGTTTGCCGCTGCGTAGCGGGTCCGTGCACCATCGGTTCATGACCACCGAACAGCTCCCTGACGAGCACTGGAACGCGTTCTACACCGAGCACGAGCAGATCTGGAGCGGCAAGCCGAACGTCGCCTTCGTCGACGAGGTGTCCGGCCTCACGCCGGGCCGGGCCCTCGACCTCGGCTGCGGCGAAGGGGCCGACGCGATCTGGCTCGCGCAGCGGGGCTGGACCGTCACCGCTGTCGACATCTCGACGGTCGCGCTGGGGCGCGCCGCCGAGCACGCGAAGGCCGCCGGGGTCGGCGACCGGATCGACTGGCAGCAGCACGAGTTGGGGAAGTCGTTCCCGGACGGTGAGTTCGACCTGGTGTCCGCGCAGTTCCTGCACTCCAAGACCGAACTGCCCCGCGACGGCATCCTGCGCCGTGCAGCGGCGGTTGTCGCGCGAGGCGGCGTACTGCTCATCGAGGGCCACCTGGGCTTCCCGCCGGGGGAGCACAATCCGCATCCCGACCTGCACTTCCCGGAGCCTGATGAGGTGATCGAGAGCCTGGGCCTTCCGGACGGCGAGTGGGAGACGTTGGTCAGCCGTGCGCACGACCGGGCACAGGTGCTGCGCGACGGCGTACCGATCAATCGCCGCGACTGCACGGTGAAGCTGCGTCGCCACTGAGTCTTGTTCACCTGGGCGTCATCCTCGGGGCCGAGTCTGTGCTCATGAACACGCCTGATCTGGTGCAAGAGCTCGGCTTCCGCGTGCTGGACGAGGAGGACGACGACCCGGTGCTGCTGCGGGCCGACGGTACGCCGGTCGATACGTGGCGCGAGGGATACCCGTACGGCGAGCGGCTGGCGCGGCAGATCTACGACCGGGACAAGCGGCTGCTGCAGATCGAGCTGCTGAAGCTGCAGTACTGGGTGAAGCGGTCGAAGCAGCGGCTGGTGATCGTGTTCGAGGGTCGTGACGCGGCCGGCAAGGGCGGGACGATCAAGCGGTTCATGGAGCACCTCAACCCGCGCGGGGCGAGCATCGTCGCGCTGGAGAAGCCGACGGAGCGCGAGCAGACGCAGTGGTACTTCCAGCGGTACGTCGCGCACCTGCCGGCGGCTGGTGAGATGACGTTGTTCGACCGCTCCTGGTACAACCGCGCGTGCGTCGAGCATGTGATGGGGTATTGCGACCAGGAGCAGTACGAGGAGTTCATGCGGCAGGCGCCGGAGTTCGAGCGGATGTTGGTGCGGTCCGGGATCCTGCTGGTGAAACTGTGGTTCTCGGTGTCGCAGGCCGAGCAGCAGACGCGGTTCACGATCCGGCAGATCGACCCGGTGCGGCAGTGGAAACTCTCACCCACCGACCTCGCGTCGCTCGACAAGTGGCAGGCGTACACCGAGGCCAAGGAGGCGATGTTCCACTACACGGACACGCCCCACGCCCCCTGGACCGTTGTCAAAAGCAACGACAAGAAACGCGCCCGCCTGGAAGCCATGCGCCACGTCCTCTCCCTCTACAACTACACCGACAAGGACGAAGCCCTAGTAGGCCACCCCGACCCCAAACTCCTGGGCCCCGCAGCCCAAGTCCTAGAACACGGAGAATCCGCCACCCGAACCTTCCCAGTCCTCTAGCCGCCGAGGAGTGGGGTCGGTTTATGTGGTGAGGGGGAGGTGGACGGTGAAGGTGGCGCCGTGGGGGTGGGTGTCGGTGGTGGTTACGTGGCCGTGGTGGGCGGCTACGAGGGCGGCGACGATGGAGAGGCCAAGGCCGGAGCCGCCGGTGGAGCGGGTTCGGGCTGTGTCCACTCGGTAGAAGCGTTCGAAGATGCGGGCCTTCTGTTCGTCGGTGAGGCCGGGGCCGGTGTCGCTGACTTCGAGGATGGCTTCGGAGCCTCGGGTTCCGACGGAGACGGTGATGGGCGCGTCGACGGGGGTGTAGTGCAGGGCGTTGCTCACCAGGTTCCCGAGGACCTGCCGCAGGCGTGCCTCGTCGCCGGAGACGACCGGCGCCTCCGAGTCGGGCAGGATCGTCAGCGAGATGTGGCGTTCGGGCTGCACGGCTTGCGCGTTGTGCAGTGCGTCGGCCGCGATCGGAAGCAGATCGACGGACTCCGAACGCAACGGCCGCTGCTGATCCAGTCGCGCGAGCAACAACAGGTCGTCGACGAGCAGCCCCATCCGCTTGGCCTCGTCCTCGATCCGGCGCATCGTGTCGGCGTCTGTCACGTCACCCCGGTGCCGGGCCAGCTCTGCAAACCCCCGGATCGACGTCAACGGCGTACGCAACTCATGCGACGCATCCGCCACGAACCGCCGCATCCGGTCCTCGGACTGCCGAGCGGCCTCCTCCGACTGCCTCGCCGCGTCCTCACTCCGCCGCGCCGCGAACTCCGACGCGGTGCGCTGCGCGAACGCGGTCTCGAT
This Kribbella sp. NBC_00482 DNA region includes the following protein-coding sequences:
- a CDS encoding SAM-dependent methyltransferase, with protein sequence MTTEQLPDEHWNAFYTEHEQIWSGKPNVAFVDEVSGLTPGRALDLGCGEGADAIWLAQRGWTVTAVDISTVALGRAAEHAKAAGVGDRIDWQQHELGKSFPDGEFDLVSAQFLHSKTELPRDGILRRAAAVVARGGVLLIEGHLGFPPGEHNPHPDLHFPEPDEVIESLGLPDGEWETLVSRAHDRAQVLRDGVPINRRDCTVKLRRH
- the ppk2 gene encoding polyphosphate kinase 2, coding for MNTPDLVQELGFRVLDEEDDDPVLLRADGTPVDTWREGYPYGERLARQIYDRDKRLLQIELLKLQYWVKRSKQRLVIVFEGRDAAGKGGTIKRFMEHLNPRGASIVALEKPTEREQTQWYFQRYVAHLPAAGEMTLFDRSWYNRACVEHVMGYCDQEQYEEFMRQAPEFERMLVRSGILLVKLWFSVSQAEQQTRFTIRQIDPVRQWKLSPTDLASLDKWQAYTEAKEAMFHYTDTPHAPWTVVKSNDKKRARLEAMRHVLSLYNYTDKDEALVGHPDPKLLGPAAQVLEHGESATRTFPVL
- a CDS encoding sensor histidine kinase, translating into MQLNHRRFADRYPLRVTIVVVLLALVALALAASGVLATTIMRGYLIDRVDEQLQQTAMPLSHAPSDRRPLPPGGGGGPVRRQLPSEFVVQFNDSEGTSDKGPVGSPLAETEPLPNLPTLNLNQVRDLAGKPFQVDAQSGGATWRVLALPTDDGKGSVIVALSLKEMDHTIQRLVGIQAAAGVILLVLLAGVGTYVVRRSLRGLEDVEHTAVAIAGGDLSRRVPQRDPRTEVGRLSLALNQMLGQIETAFAQRTASEFAARRSEDAARQSEEAARQSEDRMRRFVADASHELRTPLTSIRGFAELARHRGDVTDADTMRRIEDEAKRMGLLVDDLLLLARLDQQRPLRSESVDLLPIAADALHNAQAVQPERHISLTILPDSEAPVVSGDEARLRQVLGNLVSNALHYTPVDAPITVSVGTRGSEAILEVSDTGPGLTDEQKARIFERFYRVDTARTRSTGGSGLGLSIVAALVAAHHGHVTTTDTHPHGATFTVHLPLTT